The genomic stretch atacatacatatattatcttccattttgtattattttcacacaaaataaaataaaataaataaataaatatatatatatatatatatatatttatatattttgattcacttttttttgtgaaaagggaaatatatatgtatgaatgTTCAATATTGCTacttacatattatatttcatctAAGGATCGTAGATAATGGATAATCGAGGTATACGTAGAAGGAAAGAAGGACAAGAAAACGATATCAATATAGTGAATAATGCCGACATATTTATTAGAGAGACTTCAAgaaatagtagtaataattggaataataatataaggaAATATgagaatgaaaataaaaatatgcataCTAATAATTCTGTAAGAAATATAACAAGGAAGGGAATGGCAAGTGATGATTCATCAAATgatgggaaaaaaaaatctgtGAGTATATTTAATAGTGCTAATATAAGTTCTATATCAAATAATTGTATGaaatcatttaataatattttgaataatataaattataatataactaGTGCAACaacatttaatattaataatagtagtagtaataataataataataataatatatatagtaataattataataggaatcataatatgtttaataataataataattttttacagAATCATAGTAAAAATAGCTTTTCCAAAGGTTTTGGAATACAAAATAATGCAAATGTATACAACcaacattataataataatataaatcaaagGACTGATAACTATAATTACAACTaccacaataataataataataatatcaatagTTCTAATGTTAATCAGCAATATGGTAGTAGAAATGAACCCACACTTAATAGCCACGATTtagaaaaatttttaaataataacgaGAACgtaaataaaaatcattCGAACAGTAGCTTTAGTAATAACTTCTGTatgaatgaaataaatagtttaaaaaatattacaaatgaTGATACATATGTTACGTGTCTAGAAAATTTATTAAGGAATCATGGAAATATTGATACTAatgaaatgtataaatataatgataagaaTATTAATTGTTTGAAtgatatcatatttttagaTGTATATCGAGCTTATAATGTATTAACATACATGCAAGAAAAAGTTAgtgttataatttttacaattaaatttatagggcaaaaattaaaaagaaagcATGTACCTGAAGAAGTTGTTATTTCTTTGGAATTTCTAAATTTCTGTGTAAAGAACCTAGGTTTATTTTTCGCTAGATTTATTGATGAAAGttttatgaaaaagataAGTAAACTCTTAAGAACGACGactttaaaaaaatcattAACAAAAGATGTTAAATCGAAATTATCCAAATTTTTAATAGTACCAATTATACATCCAGGTGTAGCTACAGATCCAAGACTTCATTTTATTAAGAgaaaaattttattcatGATGCAGTTATGGCAtgattcttttatattacatcAACATATATGTACGGCAATATTTGCTGAATATAAAtcattaaaagaaaaaggaattACATTTCCTGTTATTAATAAAGCTGAGAagttttttgtaaaaaatgcTGATATGTCTCCATCTTTTTCGGATGATAATATACTTCATGAGATACCCTTAAATTTAAcacaaattaataatattatgaaaagtCTAAAagcaataaaaaatatgacgAATGGTCAAGAAAAAGTTAAATGTATACAAATTGTTTCCaagtataaaaatgatatattacaATCTATAAACAAATTATCGGATTATAAAGGAAATTCTAACATATCATTAACTttaaattctttattatatattaatgatcaaatatgtatttttcaaaaagaTATCCAAAATGAAAACTTGgaaaatttacaaaataaacaacatgataataataataataataataataataataataatactccAGATAAACGTTTGGAAAATAGTAATGACAACCATGAAGATAATCATCATGAttataatgttaataataatattaaaaaaaaaagtaaaaaaaaaaataaaaacaacaaaGATAAAGATAATACCCAAATGGATAATcttaataatatcatttttaataaatatgatccATGGAATgttgaacaaaaaaatgaaaaaactAATGAAAACGATAATATCAATAAATTGTTTTTTAACAATGAATCAGAACATTTTGAtcaaagtaaaaaaaattcatcatttaaaaatttaataaataatcaaaataatgacTCTTTGTTgtttaataatgatatcaTGTTTTCATTTGCAGAAAATGATTTACAAAATGTAAAggatatttcaaaaaaaaatgaaaatcacATATTATTGGATCATATAgatagtaaaaaaaataataataataataataatagtaataatattatgcaAGATGgtgaaaatatagaaaatgttGATGATAAATATAGCTTCTTTAACGAATTAAATGATTTtgattataatacatataatatatcatctagccaaaatataaacaatttagaacttaataataataataaggattGTTCATATGGAAAGGACACATTGTCAGATTCTCTCAACCATTCAATGAATAATCAAACGGTAAGTGATATTTCAAAggagaaagaaaaattagATTATCCCATAAgtaatcaaataaatattgtaaATTCTTCAAGtttgaatattataaataataatatgtgtgATGATCCAAAAGAATTGAATAATGAATGTATTaatgagaaaaataatatttacatgGAAACGGAAAGTCTAAATTTTAGCAATTTCAAGAGACAGGAATTACATGATTTCAATAATGAAAATCCACCTTTTACAAccaatcaaataaaaaatcataatTTACAATTGAATAATGAGGATAATGATTTGTTGAATGATAGAAATGACAAGGCTAATTTAaagttacaaaaaaataatattatattaacaaaCGAAAGGAATAAATCACTATACttagatgataataataataataataatagtaatgataCGAATAGGGATAATAACTTAAAAGTGTATGACAATTTTATGATAGATAATACATCTTATATTATAAGTACCGATACATCTTCGTATAAACCAAAAAGTTCTcctgatataaaaaattgttcCATTGCAGACAACgaacaaaatgataaaaacgATAAGAATCATTTGAATTATACTTATAAGGAAGAAGATGTAAAAGAGATGAATGTGTATGATCACATGAGTAAGAAGGATTATCACGATTTATTCGACACATTTGGatttaatacaaatgaaGAGAAAGATCAAAAGGAAGACGCTCATAAAAACGTGCCTCTTGAAAATGTTATtagtgataatattaataaggaAGATGATCATAATGTAGAGTATAAAATTAGTTCCGAATCCAATGATAACAACCATTCAGAATATAATGCACAAAAAGGGGATgataatgaacatatatataataataataataatatcgaaaataataaaagtaataatagtaaGAGTGATAATCATGAAGATAACAATAACAAGAGTGTTAAtcatgaagataataataataagaataattatgataaaatgGTAAATAAAGGTGATGCACATATTTTGGATCCATTAGACAACAATAAAATGAATgaggaaaatgaaaatactCCAGTAGAGCAAATTTTAACAAATAACGAAAAAATAGAGGAtgtcaaaaataataatactaataataatatatccatacaacataatgaaaatgaacaAAAGAGTGATCAAGATGAAGATGAAGATGAAAATGAAGACGAAGATTCGAACGATATTAATTTTGATGAAATTGATGAAATCACAAAAGCTATAGATGACCTCAACGATAATTTTGAAAGTATggatatgtataaatatgatcattaggtatatatatatatatatatatgtattttctttttccttttttttttttttttttttttttttttttggtaattTATGCTTCAAAAttgtgtacatatataatatattatatgtgtttacattttatttttcgtttttgatttattttgatttttcttttctttttttttatgtatgtatatatatatatataataataataataaattgtttaaattaaaaaatttgaatttgttttttttctttttttttaacgaataaaatttttatgtttttataataatttaacaacttaaaaacatttaagttacaaataaaattttactATGAAAATGagacatattaaaaaaataaaataaaataaaataacaaatatgtataaacatAGTagtttaattataataatataacagataaaataaaaaatatatatttatatatgtccaTTAGTtctcaaatattatataaattgtatgatcttaatattctttttaaataaaaaaaaaaagattaatCAGCTTGGCAAGTATCGTGTAGTAAAACAAACTCGCGGTTGGAACTTCCAAACCTGATTATATCAGTTTCTCTATaaaatagaataaaataaaaagtggtaaataaataaataaataaataaatatatatatatatatatatatatatatatatatatgtgtatacatTTTCATGTTCgtccatatttttattattttatttttttcttacctCAGTTCgtaatatttatttggttgaattttttcattatttatgtaaGTACCATTGGTACTATTAAGATCAAGAAGAAATGGTAAAATTTTACTTTCGTGTTTTTTAAATTGAATGACAGCATGTTGCTTAGATatactaatattatttagTTGAATATCTACAGCTAGCTGTTCTTTTCCGATTAAGTAATAAGACTTGTCATGTATGTGTAATATTTCTGCgaagaaaatgatatgaaataatatattaatatatatatatatatatatgttgaatTGATTTATTTGTTAAGCTTAAAAAACATGAGGACAAcacataaattaaattataaaatacaaaatactgtttagtatatatatatatatatatatatatatatatatatatatatatatatgtaattaattaattaattatttatttatctaatACATTACTTTGAGGCTCGTTGTTATTAGAATCCTTGAACATATAAAGTCTCCATTTCTTATCCGGCTTTTCAGCATCTATACTTTCAGTATATTTCATTTCAattccatttttataaatcttTTCTTGAGCTAATAAACCAGAAGGATTAAAATTTtgtgtttcttttttttgaacattttttttttctttttcttcttcagattgttcttcatctttttcatttttgttttttccttTGTGTGTATTATTAAAGTTTTCCTTCTCATAATGTTTTGttgattttcttttaatatcttGTTCATTATACCTAATATTATGATTTTGTTTcccatatttatcatatttgttatatttatctttattgTGATAATGAGAAATAGAAGatctatttttatcatattccttttcatttatattattatcattttttttaagtgtCTGATAggaatttttattcttatctttatatttttcttctacaccttttttatcattttctacATCTGAAGAATATTTATCTACTAATATTTTGGATGATTTACTTTTTTTCCTAGCATTGTGATCCACAGTTTTATGATGTTTCATTTCTTCATCTTCACTTGTTATGTTTCTATATTTTCTCTTACTATCGTAATATGAATTATCTTTACTAGTTCTTGTATGTTCACTTGATTTCttaagaatataaattttatccatttgtttatcatatttatcatgCCTATCATGTTTATCAtgcttattatatttatcgtgcttatcatatttatcgtgcttatcatatttatcatgcttatcatatttattatgcttatcatatttattatgcttatcatatttatcatgcttatcatatttattatatttatcatatttatcatgcttatcatatttatcatgcttatcatatttatcatgcttatcatatttatcatgcttatcatatttattatgcttatcatatttatcatgcttatcatatttattatatttatcatatttatcatgcttatcatatttaccattcttatcatatttatcatgcttatcatatttatcttttttgcAATATTTGTCACCTTTTTCTTTACTCTCAGACGAgcttttataattattacgcTTCTTATCATTATACATATCTTCATTactatctttttctttttttgattGAGACCTATTTGTgcttatttcatttatattttctttaatactttttttattgaCGTGATTATCATATCTATAAGAATTTGAGCTGTCAGCTGATAAGTAAACATCATCATCtttcaaattatttatatcatatttttcattttctattttcttttttaatttaacacattcattattatcatcttcaGCATCATTTgatgtattaattttttcttcggtgttcattttaaattttcttcAAAATTTTGGGCatctatataaaatatatattatatatatatatatatatatatatatatttttttttatttatttatttaaatttattttttttatatttctttatttattactaatttggtatatattttattttcatcattttgttatttataaaagtgtataaatattactgtatatatattttttttcatttatatattctatttatatatatttgttttaaaaGTTATATCttagatatatatacttttaaaacatatatatataaatagaatatataaatgaaaaaaaataattaggcgttaagaatatatgaatattttccccttaaaatattaacaaaatgaatatattgtatatatataataatatatatatatataaatatatatatatattttttttttttttttttttcatttatgtaTCATTTTAGCTATATCcatcttatttatttatttatttatttttttaatattttataattctttaattttttacgtatatttaaattttatatctataaggttaattttatatatacattgaAGACATGTttgtatcatatatatattaattttttctttttttcttaaatttttGTATTCGAAATATAAGTAACTTTTAataacaaatgaaaaaatatgaagaagTATAAATACAACTTCAATTCGATAACAtgaatacattatatatatatatatgtacgaaaaagaaaaaaaagttgataatatttgaatttgtcaacatataaaagaaaattatatataaacatatatctatatatatgatggCAAATACAAAATGTGTTATTTATTCATGATGGCcttaaaaaaaggaaaatattcaaatagaaaacttaaaaataaaattataaaaaatgataaataatagaaaatatgtatgaagtgtatgtatacattttttgaataataataatttataaaaaaaacctATGGTTATccaatatttgtatatatatatatatatatatatatatcgtaTATATGTTGGTTTGTTTTAagtatgtattttattttgagtCTAACATATTGCTTTCATTTAAATATGCCTGTAGATATTTAAGATAACTATTAATTTGTGATGCATAAAAATCCATATAGAAAATTTTGCTTTCTCTAATTTTTGATAAGTCTTGTATAGGTTTaaaatcattatttaataaaatagttttatctataatatcaatattatttgtataaaacTTAATAATATCAATTGGATTCGTATGAAATTTATTTTGACGTATTAAGTTAATAGTTTTTTCTATATCTTCATATTTCgaatttaataattctatatattgtaaattaTCCTTTTTGAATTTCTCTATATATGTATCAAATTCAtgaaatatttctttttcttttttaacaagattattaaaaatataatttactttagtatttaaattataataacattcACTTAAATGTGCTGACCagtcattttttatatcttctaGAGATTCATAAAAATTCTTTTCTAAATCGTTTATTAATTCGTTTATAATTTCATTCCActgtattaaataattatttaaaactGTTATAAATGCTGtgttaatattttctatattacaattatttGTATGTATTCCATTTATTGCACATTCTGAACAGAAACATAATGATAAACATGTATGACAAAAATATTGTATtggataattataatgttcACTACATCGAACATTTTCTATTGCTGTaaattgtttattattaataatatcattatttatattttctagtgttttattattttttttttgacatATTTCTGTATGAATATTTGTAATACCAATTTCTTTAAGTTCACTATCTGAATATAATGGTTCATCATCTAAAGATATCATATCTATAGTCGTActattagaaaaaatatatgtatcatttcttaaattattactatttatattgttaagatttttaatatattttatattaaccaaattattattattattattattattatgaccatcattattattatcatccttattatcatcattattatcattattattttttttatcatcattattattattataagattCGTTTGAACAAATTGCATCATTTGTTCTACATACATTGTCATCATCACCAATATgtttatcatcataatttttaatatctctTAGATCATTTAcacctttttttatattatataatttattttctttcctCATTTgtaccattttttttttttttttttttttcaattttaataataatgcatttgttttattatcttttatgGAACCATCCGTTCCATACTTTGATGAATAATCACTTTCATAACAACTctcatttttcatattttcaacAAGaccatttaattttttagaaAGAAGaagattttttctttttttttctgctttatctaaaaaaaatttttgtcTCCTATAAAAATGTTCTTCATCATAAGTATCAAAATCTGAATCATTCATATGAAGTTTATCAAATATGTCCACATGAATATTTCTATCATTCTCAAAATTGtcattgtatatatttatctttttcgaTGGATCATCCttataacaataatttttattcttactttgaatattattattattattattgttatcatatattttatacatgtCATTATTATCCCTATAAGTAGTATAACTTTCGTCATCAGTATTATACATGATATCTATATCTTCTTGggttatatttaaaaacttTTTAGGTGCCTTAACTaacttttttaaatgaaaacatgatttttctatttcataatattcatgtgctttttcaatttttaaatTGGCTTTTTTCCTAAGTATATCCATTTCATGAATATTATCACAACATtctttacataaatattctaCACAAtctttacaatatataatagcTTCATTATAAGAacaaatattacatatataagaatatttcTCTAAATCATCCatttgattatttatataatcatatttatttttcaataaaagaaatttctttttttcatcattatttatataatcctTCAATGAATTATCCAATATATTTGCATCTTCCTCTatagaattatattttaaagtattattatcattttcttcataaccatttctattattaaaaaaaaatttatgaacatttaaaatattatgagaAAATAATCCCACTTTTGTTAATATTTCTATAGATTCTAAAGAaagtttatttttaatattacataatttaCAAGTAATAAAACCAACCTTATCTTTCTTATACATATCATCTAATAtgatatcattattaaacataacattttttatatcatttatattattgtatgtacttttattttttatcatatctttataattatcaaaaCATTCATCAATATGGTGacttttcttatttttattattttcaatacATTTTTTGTTCATGAATTTTTCTAAAAAATTCTTATAATTCTCTTCTAATTGTATGCTAGAACATATAAGACATATTAAATGTTTGCAagataaaattaatacatcTTCAACTTTTCTATTGCAATGATAGCATCTATAAgttctacaaaaaaaaaaaaaaaaaaaaaaaatacatatatatatatatatatatatatatatataatacaaataaaattatgtgtATACCAAACTATAATGAGaataacatattaaaaaaatatataaaatgaatagaATCAAATGtggataatattaaaaatacatgaaatgataaacaaattatataaatgggaataataaaaaatatttatattgttctattaatatatacatatatatatatatatatatatatatgtatatatatttttttttcagggGGAGTTATTTGTATATG from Plasmodium falciparum 3D7 genome assembly, chromosome: 13 encodes the following:
- a CDS encoding TOM1-like protein, putative — encoded protein: MDNRGIRRRKEGQENDINIVNNADIFIRETSRNSSNNWNNNIRKYENENKNMHTNNSVRNITRKGMASDDSSNDGKKKSVSIFNSANISSISNNCMKSFNNILNNINYNITSATTFNINNSSSNNNNNNNIYSNNYNRNHNMFNNNNNFLQNHSKNSFSKGFGIQNNANVYNQHYNNNINQRTDNYNYNYHNNNNNNINSSNVNQQYGSRNEPTLNSHDLEKFLNNNENVNKNHSNSSFSNNFCMNEINSLKNITNDDTYVTCLENLLRNHGNIDTNEMYKYNDKNINCLNDIIFLDVYRAYNVLTYMQEKVSVIIFTIKFIGQKLKRKHVPEEVVISLEFLNFCVKNLGLFFARFIDESFMKKISKLLRTTTLKKSLTKDVKSKLSKFLIVPIIHPGVATDPRLHFIKRKILFMMQLWHDSFILHQHICTAIFAEYKSLKEKGITFPVINKAEKFFVKNADMSPSFSDDNILHEIPLNLTQINNIMKSLKAIKNMTNGQEKVKCIQIVSKYKNDILQSINKLSDYKGNSNISLTLNSLLYINDQICIFQKDIQNENLENLQNKQHDNNNNNNNNNNNTPDKRLENSNDNHEDNHHDYNVNNNIKKKSKKKNKNNKDKDNTQMDNLNNIIFNKYDPWNVEQKNEKTNENDNINKLFFNNESEHFDQSKKNSSFKNLINNQNNDSLLFNNDIMFSFAENDLQNVKDISKKNENHILLDHIDSKKNNNNNNNSNNIMQDGENIENVDDKYSFFNELNDFDYNTYNISSSQNINNLELNNNNKDCSYGKDTLSDSLNHSMNNQTVSDISKEKEKLDYPISNQINIVNSSSLNIINNNMCDDPKELNNECINEKNNIYMETESLNFSNFKRQELHDFNNENPPFTTNQIKNHNLQLNNEDNDLLNDRNDKANLKLQKNNIILTNERNKSLYLDDNNNNNNSNDTNRDNNLKVYDNFMIDNTSYIISTDTSSYKPKSSPDIKNCSIADNEQNDKNDKNHLNYTYKEEDVKEMNVYDHMSKKDYHDLFDTFGFNTNEEKDQKEDAHKNVPLENVISDNINKEDDHNVEYKISSESNDNNHSEYNAQKGDDNEHIYNNNNNIENNKSNNSKSDNHEDNNNKSVNHEDNNNKNNYDKMVNKGDAHILDPLDNNKMNEENENTPVEQILTNNEKIEDVKNNNTNNNISIQHNENEQKSDQDEDEDENEDEDSNDINFDEIDEITKAIDDLNDNFESMDMYKYDH
- a CDS encoding FHA domain-containing protein, putative, whose product is MNTEEKINTSNDAEDDNNECVKLKKKIENEKYDINNLKDDDVYLSADSSNSYRYDNHVNKKSIKENINEISTNRSQSKKEKDSNEDMYNDKKRNNYKSSSESKEKGDKYCKKDKYDKHDKYDKNGKYDKHDKYDKYNKYDKHDKYDKHNKYDKHDKYDKHDKYDKHDKYDKHDKYDKYNKYDKHDKYDKHNKYDKHNKYDKHDKYDKHDKYDKHDKYNKHDKHDRHDKYDKQMDKIYILKKSSEHTRTSKDNSYYDSKRKYRNITSEDEEMKHHKTVDHNARKKSKSSKILVDKYSSDVENDKKGVEEKYKDKNKNSYQTLKKNDNNINEKEYDKNRSSISHYHNKDKYNKYDKYGKQNHNIRYNEQDIKRKSTKHYEKENFNNTHKGKNKNEKDEEQSEEEKEKKNVQKKETQNFNPSGLLAQEKIYKNGIEMKYTESIDAEKPDKKWRLYMFKDSNNNEPQKILHIHDKSYYLIGKEQLAVDIQLNNISISKQHAVIQFKKHESKILPFLLDLNSTNGTYINNEKIQPNKYYELRETDIIRFGSSNREFVLLHDTCQAD
- a CDS encoding tripartite motif protein, putative, with the translated sequence MSNMSTSSNDEKYIKFKKENIMGALKRNNNYIKKNDLASSVNDSIENENKKTYRCYHCNRKVEDVLILSCKHLICLICSSIQLEENYKNFLEKFMNKKCIENNKNKKSHHIDECFDNYKDMIKNKSTYNNINDIKNVMFNNDIILDDMYKKDKVGFITCKLCNIKNKLSLESIEILTKVGLFSHNILNVHKFFFNNRNGYEENDNNTLKYNSIEEDANILDNSLKDYINNDEKKKFLLLKNKYDYINNQMDDLEKYSYICNICSYNEAIIYCKDCVEYLCKECCDNIHEMDILRKKANLKIEKAHEYYEIEKSCFHLKKLVKAPKKFLNITQEDIDIMYNTDDESYTTYRDNNDMYKIYDNNNNNNNIQSKNKNYCYKDDPSKKINIYNDNFENDRNIHVDIFDKLHMNDSDFDTYDEEHFYRRQKFFLDKAEKKRKNLLLSKKLNGLVENMKNESCYESDYSSKYGTDGSIKDNKTNALLLKLKKKKKKKMVQMRKENKLYNIKKGVNDLRDIKNYDDKHIGDDDNVCRTNDAICSNESYNNNNDDKKNNNDNNDDNKDDNNNDGHNNNNNNNNLVNIKYIKNLNNINSNNLRNDTYIFSNSTTIDMISLDDEPLYSDSELKEIGITNIHTEICQKKNNKTLENINNDIINNKQFTAIENVRCSEHYNYPIQYFCHTCLSLCFCSECAINGIHTNNCNIENINTAFITVLNNYLIQWNEIINELINDLEKNFYESLEDIKNDWSAHLSECYYNLNTKVNYIFNNLVKKEKEIFHEFDTYIEKFKKDNLQYIELLNSKYEDIEKTINLIRQNKFHTNPIDIIKFYTNNIDIIDKTILLNNDFKPIQDLSKIRESKIFYMDFYASQINSYLKYLQAYLNESNMLDSK